In Arachis hypogaea cultivar Tifrunner chromosome 7, arahy.Tifrunner.gnm2.J5K5, whole genome shotgun sequence, the genomic window caattaaactgtattttttaattaaaattagaccGAATAACTCAATTtagccaaaaaaattaataaatttaattttgaaccagtataatttaatatttttttataaaaaatgattacaatactcctattatatatatatatatatatatatatatatatatatatatatatatattaatttgaaaactttaaattctaaccgTGTGAcgacagaaaagaaaaatactagaatttaggattctcaaaattaatatatatataataagagtattttagtcattttctataataagaatattgtagtcattttttataaaaaataatattaatttagaacgATTCAAAATTCgattcaccatttttttgttaaattaatttatctggcctaattttgacaaaaataacatgatttaatcgattatatatgttaaaaattttaattattaaaaaacatctttaaaaaaagacgttttagacgtCTTTAGTGGAGTGACTCTctaatataaaagataataatttttattgatgtggcattacgtaattagatatacgtataaaattatatttattgacagtgcatcaaaataaaatttctgtATATATGCATAAAAGTTTTTTTCCCATGCACGAatactaaaattatatataaaaaattacgtgttgataaaattattaattaaaaagaattaacagatagacctaaaaaaattgaaaaataataatttgaaggacaactaaaattttaatttgacaatattttttaagtaatgataaaattaaaatatttttttatatttttgtaatactttttaattttatttttaaattaaaaatatttttaaatataaacaatattaatttaatttagtaagtgttactaaaattatataattattgtaaCTATCATTACAGTCACTATAACATGCACCTATTTAAAAAGTTGGTATTTGTCTACAAAACTAATAAAATTGttatacaaatatatttttttctttttttggtgtaATAAGTTATTGTTGTTCAGTAATTGTATCATACTTcattatttgtttgtttatttgatcttgaaATTAATACACACTATTTTCTCAATAGATGAAATAcaagatttttatataataagttTCATCTGTATATACCACATTCATTAGTAAACGATGCaagtatatattaataataatccaATGTatatttagtaaaaataataagtttatcaagaaaaaaaatataatcatcACATGCAAAaactttatatcatttaattttaacAAGATAATATTAATATGAGATCGATAAATTGAAaattccaattttttttctttttaagcttATATAAGAGTCATCACATCTTTTTTGAAGTCACTTGTTTGACTATAACTCAGCTTCACATATTTTTGGGACTCCCCTTTAGTGGATGCAAATTAAAGCAATGATTGATTCTTTATTGGGGTAAAAAAGTCAAAAGTACTAtgcataaattataattaataataataataataagagtctACGGGCTACCTAGAAAAGAACCTAAGAGAGCTAAATgtgcaagaaaagaaaagagacaaCTGGTTGGTTTGTTATATTccatttgattttatttccatcACATGTCACAAATATAATAAGCAGAAAATGCATGGCTTTAGCATAGCCACAGGAAAAAAAATTATGGTGAAGTAATATATAGTTATCAGAGTTAGATAAGGCATAATAACCTTATAAGTCAATATATATCATCTAATTAATATTATTCATCATAGTTCAAAAAATCGAAGTGATCATTgaactaataaaattaaaaatttaaacgaagtttaattaaaatcaaattaaatattataaaattatattgctTCAATCATAGTTCTTTAGCTAattcattattaattaatttttttatttgaatcgaATTAATATGATAACCAATTAACTTAATTAAACCGACCATTTCACTTCGATTCTGATAAGTGATAACCATTATATTTATTCATTTCATCATAATGGATATATATATAGGGGACATACATATAATGATAACAACAAGTACACAAATTAAATCCACTGAAGATTTTGTTGCATTTGAAAATAGTATGTGTAGTACTTCCATCATATAAGTTAAAGAAACATAAAATGGTGTATTAATTATTCGAGATGAGACTTATGGGGCAATATATGGCATCTTTTGTTTGGTAAAAGAACATCCAATTTACttagatgcaatgcatgaaaagtGGCATGTAGTTCATTCAATAGTGCTTAAGTAACGAATATAATCCATTACCATAAAGATTTCAAAGCTGGAATATATATAGATTATGCAGATTCGTGCTCGCTTTTAATTTCTTATGCAAGGTATAATAGGCTATATAATATCTGAGCAATGCTATaaaattaatacaattttttttaaacaaaacttAGTTagtcaatatattttataaattggtGTTAAAAAAGGTCTAAATACATTAATAGAGTGTGtattaactaaaattattaatcaatataaataaaataattaatttctgaattttttcataatatataaGTAGGGAATATTGTTGGGATACCCTACCAAGGAAGAAATActtagaaattttgaattgaaattgatgatgatgagatttttaaagctatttaatttgtaaatgagataaaaattattaaaattatgttGTGTTCGATAAGAAATATGTATGAACTAGTTATTATTATGGAATatagtttattatatatttttttttcaaatataaagaGACTCAaatctataattttttaaataaaaataaaaagattatgtcatttgaattataattcgtTAACATACTTATTATACTTTAATTACTATGAAATATAAGTTATTATATTTTATCACTTTAATCCATAGTCAGCTCATCCCAAAAGAAATAGGATAAGATGGAACCATGATGAATggtataaaaagaaattaaaaaataaaataaaaacatgatAGGCCTTATTATTAGCTTGCAGAACTATATATAGTCTGTATATGTACATATTATTTTCTAACTCTCTCATTATTTAGTCATCAGAAAAACTAAATTTATCtttgtaaaataattaaatttataataaacgagtaatcaataaatttatttatataaatagtataatatattttaataataataatatatttttacacgTAATAATTCGTTGATGTCTGTTTTCTATATAcacgcactacaagaaaaacactcattcaggtacacttgaaaagtgtagccaaaagtgaaaaaaaatgatgccttaagctacagctacgctttttgggctacggctacgctttttgaggtaattcctattcggccgttgcctattctcaaaggctacgcttttctgcaccaagggctacgcttttggcgtttaggaataggctacgcttttcaaatgatGCTGTCCAAGACCAAAGGCTACGtttttcagctttcatttttccagaataggctacgcttttcaacgctactgcatcacttgtaaagcgtaaccatattgtataccatagctactttttataaacGTAGCTTTAGGTCCctcctttttttttgtataccatggctactgtatataagtgtaacCTTAAGtcccttattattttttttattttctgtatatatataatattctaataattattaatacaacataattatactaaataatttctttaaataataaaaattatccgtaaccaaaatatatttataataatgatccaaaaatactaaaatgaagttaattttgaatattcatacatctcatACTAAAGTAAGCATAGTCATACCAAAATAATCATGATACAtttagaatttactactaatactctacgaaaaactaaaatattatatcctacataagtatcttctaataaaagtcatTAGTCAACCATACATGTATCCATTCCTAACACTActctatcttagccaataaaccacaataataatCAGCTTAATCTTTATTATCATCCTCAAtattatcctgcataattatataaaaaaaaattagaaaaatatttataatgacattcgcaattataaaaattaaaaaatcaaactcaaaactatCAATGACTGATATCATTAATTCTTTCTGTACTGTGTGCAAGTTTCACCAATGCATAGTAGTATTTCAcaaatccaaatttagaattcaaagataaaaaaaaaagcataagcTAGATAAAATGCTATAAATGATTGGGGGAACAAGCAGATTCACAAGAAATATTCAAGTTGCAGTTTATATCCAATCAATTATTAAGGAGATTAAATTGTGTAATATACAATGATTTGCCTGTTGGTGCTGTCCAATGTGACATTTGATAATTGGTAATGGTAGTGTGATTACTCATTAGTCATTAACCACTTCTGGGGGATTGCTTGGGGGAACTCTAACTAATCAAAAGGGGGCATTTTTtgcaatattttatttatttttatttttatttttattttataattatataagacTTTATGAGAGGAAGAAAGATACTGAATGCAAAAATGGATGTCAGTGTTGAAAAGGATCTCGTGTTTTGCATGGAGAGGACATATCATATTATGAACAAGAGGGAGACTTAATTTTTATACTCAATGAAATAGAACACACAGATGCTAATGTTTTGaaacttttaaataattattatttttttaatttacaattaattaCTTACTCTTCTTAAAATAAGTTTTCTATTAATAGTATTATTAAGAAGGCATCGAAGTTTGGCATTCCATTTGGGCCTATGATATTAAGTCATGATGATTATAGTATTACTAAATTACGAATTGAGATTAGGGTATAATAGTCAAGTTAGGGGAAGGGCGTGTGTGAGGAAGGTGTGGAAAAAAAGAAACAGGGCAAGTAATATCTAAATTACAAATTGGTGCAAGTTATTGCTAAATTATATGCCACAATAAATAACTAACCTGAAATGAAGTTACACTTCTCTCTAACTTTGATATGTATTGCAGCTTCCTATGTGCAGAATGTCTATTTGCCAAGATTCTAATACAAAACAAATAAGAATTTTCAGTCAAAATCATAAAAGTGTAATGTAAAGCAATTTCATATAATAATTGTCAATAAAATTCATTGGTCAGCATTCATAATGAACTCAAATGCAAATTACAGAAAATGCATATAATAATTCTCAATAAAATGCTAAGCCAATATCCCTAAATAACTGCACAGAGCATGCACCAAAGTAAAATTATACTGAAGCACTTAGCCAAGCataattacagaaaataagaGATCAAGTTTCAATTCCTATGTGACAATCATTGAATGTCTCCACTAATACGTTTAGCCAAGCATCCAAACTgatcattttcaaaattttaatgagTCAGTGGtccatttctttctttcaagTTTCAACATCCTTATAAAATCCCTGTTCTTCAATCATATGTAATTCAAATGCAAATACAGCATACTTCTAAATTAACCACACAAAAAAAGAAATACCAAAATTACATGCCCAGCAGCCTCGTGGCTGAAATTTTGGGGAAAAGTGGAGTTTGTCCCTGAAAGGCCAAAGCATAAAAAGAAATGACAAAATGCAGAACTTAATTCCAAATTCTTCAACAATAATTTGTATCTTTCACCAATTAATAAAcacaattgtataagttcactcAACTAACGAACTCTGTCGACTAGTAACATGgtaccaaaatcaacattttGTAGACACAGTCATGAATGCAGCATAAACATTGTTGTTACTATAACCACTGAAACTGCATCAATGCAGGAATTGCAGCCATGTgaaccaatttttctatgaaattaatttttaatttgattcacaTGCTAATGAGATAGAAATTACAACTTACAATATGAAACATGGTAGAGGAAAAGCATTAATTAAACATGTATTGAACATTCAGGATATGCAAATTATTTCAACAATAATAGCTACGCACATAGACAAATTGTGCGGTGTTTCTATTGAATATTGAAACCAAAAATTCAAGGAAACCCAATTGAATAATTCGAGCGAATCGTAAATACAGTAGAAGTTAGTATACTATTCAATGATCAAATCTTACGGATTGgagaaaaagaaattaacaaaaacacaaaaaatgctTGACAGTTAGTACTATGGTAGTAGTAGTGGGCAGGGAATCAAATTTCTGGAAGCTTTGGTGGAAGTTATGCATGTCTTCCATAAAGgactaattaactaattaattatatatcaacttaaaaaaataaaaacagaatcaaTATGGAGACAAAACTAAAGTGATGCAGCAGAGAGCAGACACCACTTACCACTCTTGGAGGAAAACAAAAATCAGTTCGAATGCATCCTTTGGAAGTGTCACACCTAACTCTTTGAGCTCCCTTCTGAAAAAGAACTCAACACACTATTATCTCTGAAATTACCACAACAATGGCGTATCTGGCTCATGCATCAACTTGGTTTACTCTCAAATTTCAACATTGTAAttgaaatacaagaaataaataagaGCATAGTAGCTGTGTTTGTGATTACCGACCGGAAACCGCTTTTAAAAATCGGAACCCCTGAAATTTCAGAACCAAATAGAAATTAATACATACCTAATCGACGACGTGAGCACAGAGACAACGATGAGAAGCGCAGAGATCGACCCCAGGAGCACGGCAAGCCCTAGCTGCGGCGGCGGCTTCAATCGACCC contains:
- the LOC112702325 gene encoding uncharacterized protein isoform X1, with translation MRRKRGGCFAVHCRRSWGRLKPPPQLGLAVLLGSISALLIVVSVLTSSIRRELKELGVTLPKDAFELIFVFLQEWDKLHFSPKFQPRGCWACNFESWQIDILHIGSCNTYQS
- the LOC112702325 gene encoding uncharacterized protein isoform X2, encoding MRRKRGGCFAVHCRRSWGRLKPPPQLGLAVLLGSISALLIVVSVLTSSIRELKELGVTLPKDAFELIFVFLQEWDKLHFSPKFQPRGCWACNFESWQIDILHIGSCNTYQS